The nucleotide window GGCCGAGTAATGGTGGCTGCTGACGACGCCATTGGCGGCACTGCCGATGCCGGTCATCAGGTCGTCGTCCAGCACGTCGCCGGTGCAGATCAGGCGGATGCCGGCGGCGGCCAGGCCCCGGTCGTTGAACTGCTTCAGCACGGCCGCGCCTTCGCCGGACGGCACGAACACGAACAGCGCATCCGGCTTCGCATCCTTCACCCGTGCGAGGAAAGGCGCGTAGTCGGGATTACGCAGCGGCACGCGCAGCGAATCGATCACCTTGCCGCCACCGGCGCCGAAGCGTTTCACGAATACCTTCTCGGCATCGAGCCCCGGCCCGTAGTCGGCCACGAAGGTCATCACGCGGCCGATCCTGTTTTTCGCCGCCCAGTCGGCCAGCGGCGCCGTCACCTGCGCCAGCGTGAAGCCCGTGCGCACGATGAACGGCGAACGCTGCGGGATGATCGACGTGGCGGCGGCCATCACGATCATCGGCACCCTGGCCTGCGTCGCGATCGGCGCCGCGGCCAGCGCCAGCGGCGTCAGCCCGAAACCGGCCAGCACGCGCACCTTGTCGCGCGCCACCAGCTCTTGCGCGATGCGCTTTGTCACGTCCGGCGACACGCCGCCGTCATCCTTCAGCACGATCTCGATCTTGCGGCCGGCCGCGCTGTCGCCATGCTTCTGCTGGTACAGCTTGACGGCCGCCTCGATCTGCCGGCCGGTCGAGGCGAACGGGCCGGACATCGGCACGATCAGCCCCACCTTCAGCGGCTCGGCGGCGAATGCGAACGATGGCAGCGAGGCCGTCGCTGCGGCGGCGGCCGCACCGGCCAGCAGGGTACGGCGTTTCGGTTGGTGTGTCATGTCTCCTCCTTGTTATCGTGAACTACGGAACTACGGGACTACAGGTAGGGTTACAGATCGGGTCATGGATCGGGTCATAGATCAAGCACCAGCAGCGCGCTTTTCGCGCGCGAGCAGCATGGGGTGAAGTGGTCGTTGGCAGCCTGCTCCTCCTCCGTCTGGTACAGGTCGCGGTGCTCGGGAATGCCTTCGAGCACACGCGTCAGGCAGGTGCCGCACACGCCCTGCTCGCACGACACCGGCACGTCGATACCGTGATCGGCCAGCACCTGCACCACCGTGCGCCCAGCCGGTATCGTGTACGTCGTGCCGCTGCTGGCGATGCGCACGTCGAACGCCCCGCCCTCTTCCGCCACGGCGGGTGCCGCACCGAAGTATTCGCGGTGCAGGCGGTCATCGCTCCAGCCCAGCGAGCGCGCCGTGGCCAGCACGTGATCGATGTAGCCGGCCGGCCCGCATACGTACACGTGCGTGCCCGCTGGACAGTCCGACAGCGCGGCCGCCACGTCGAGCCCCGTGCCTTCCTCGTCGATGTGCAGGCGCACGCGGGATGCGAACGGCGCCTGCTCCAGCCGGCCGCGGAAAGCGGCGCGTGCCGCGCTGCGCACGCTGTAGTGCAGCGTGAACGGCAGCCCTTTCGCGTGCAGGTGTTCGGCCATCGCCAGCAGCGGCGTGATGCCGATGCCGCCGGCGAACAGCACGCTGTGGTGCGGCCCGTCGGCCAGGCCGAAATGGTTGCGGGGCACGCTGACGTCCAGTTCCGCGCCCTCGGCGATCCGCTCGTGCATCGCGCTGGAGCCGCCGCGCGACGCCGGTTCGCGCAGCACGCCGATCAGGTAGCGGTGCGTTTCATGCGGCGCGTTGCACAGCGAGTACTGGCGCACGATGCCTTCGCCCACATGCACATCCACGTGCGCGCCCGCCGTGAAGGGCGGCAGCGCCGCGCCATCGGCGGACACCAGCTCGTAGCTGCAGATCCCGTCCGCCTCGGCCACGCGGCGCGCGACCTTCAAGCGCAGCGTGCTCATGCCGCCACCTGCGCCGAGGCCGGTGCCGCCGGCTCTGCCGGGCCAGCCGGCGCTTCGCGGGCCAGCCAGCGGTCGATCACCTTGCGCGACTGCACGCCGCCGGCATCGATGTTGAGCATCAGCAGGCGCCGGTCCGGATGGCGCAGGATGTTGGCCTGCTGCTGCTCCAGCATCGCGCGGTCCTCGCTGAAGATCTTGCCCTGGCCGGTGCGGATCGTGTCGGTGAGGGCCTGGTCATCGGCCTTGAAGTTGCGCGCCATGCCCCAGAAGTACCAGTGCGTGGTATCGGTTTCCGGCGTGATGAAGTCGACCACGATCGACGACGCCTTGAACTCGGCCGGTGCATCGTAGCCGCCCTTGCCCGCCAGGGCCACGCCGACCTCGATCAGCACGTGGCTGGGCGGCGTGAAGTGGCAGATCTGCCAGCGGTCGACCGGCACATCGTCGGGCAGGCCGTTGCCGCGCAGGGCCGCCTGCCAGAACGGCGGCGGCATCACGTTTTCCATGAAGCGGCTGGTGATCACTTCGTCGCCCACGGTCTTCGTGGTGACGGGCGCCTCGTCGATTTCCTTCTGGCCGATCGACGACGCGTGCACGTAGGTCTCGTGGGTCAGGTCCATCAGGTTGTCGATCATCAGCCGGTATTCGCAGCCGATGTGATACAGGCCGCCGCCGTAGGCCCAGCCCTCGTCCACCGCCCAGTGCAGGTGCGGAATGGTGGCCGGGTCGGCCAGCGCCGGATCGCCGGGCCAGACCCAGATGAAGCCGTAGCGTTCGGCAACCGGATAGCTGCGGATGCACGGGAAGCCGCGCACGCGCTGGCCCGGCATGGCGACCGGCTTGCCGTCGCAACCCATCTGCAGGCCGTGATAGCCGCACACCAGCGTGCCGTCGCGCACGAAACCCAGCGACAGGGGCGCGCCGCGGTGCGGGCAGAAATCCTCGACGGCGGCGACGCCCTGCGCGGCGCGGTAGAACACGATCTTCTCGCTGCAGATCTGGCGGCCCAAGGGCTTGTCGGCGATCTCTTCCGGCGTCGCGGCGACATACCAGGCGTTCTTCGGGTAGATGGTGGAAGGTACGGGGGCGTTCATGCTGTCTCCTTTTTGTGGTGCTGAACTTCGATATTCAGTACACTGAATATTCGCGCACGCGGCGTCCGAAGTAAACTAGGCACGACAAATATTTATCGATCTCCATGGACAACGACAACCACGACCTGCTCGACCTGCATGAACATCCGGGCCACCTGCTGCGCCGCGCGCAGCAGATCTCGGTATCGATCTTCCACGATGAAATCCAGGGCGAGCTGACGCCCGTGCAGTATGCGCTGCTGCGCACCCTCGCGGCCAGCCCGGGTATCGACCAGGTGACGCTGGCCGGACTGGTGGCGATCGACACGTCGACCGGCGCCAGCGTGTGCGCGCGGCTGGAGGAAAAGGGACTCCTGCAGCGCAAGGTCCTGCCGCACAACCGCCGCCAGCGTGCGCTGACGATCACGGCCGGCGGCACCGCCCTGCTGAAACGGCTCGACCCGGCC belongs to Pseudoduganella albidiflava and includes:
- a CDS encoding ABC transporter substrate-binding protein; translated protein: MTHQPKRRTLLAGAAAAAATASLPSFAFAAEPLKVGLIVPMSGPFASTGRQIEAAVKLYQQKHGDSAAGRKIEIVLKDDGGVSPDVTKRIAQELVARDKVRVLAGFGLTPLALAAAPIATQARVPMIVMAAATSIIPQRSPFIVRTGFTLAQVTAPLADWAAKNRIGRVMTFVADYGPGLDAEKVFVKRFGAGGGKVIDSLRVPLRNPDYAPFLARVKDAKPDALFVFVPSGEGAAVLKQFNDRGLAAAGIRLICTGDVLDDDLMTGIGSAANGVVSSHHYSAAHPSADNQAYVRAFMAANKGMRPNFHSVGAYDGMHLLYQALAKTGGDADGAKLLAAMKGLAWNSVRGPVRIDAATRDIVQTVYIRKAQQADGGMFNVEFDQVANFADPGV
- a CDS encoding PDR/VanB family oxidoreductase yields the protein MSTLRLKVARRVAEADGICSYELVSADGAALPPFTAGAHVDVHVGEGIVRQYSLCNAPHETHRYLIGVLREPASRGGSSAMHERIAEGAELDVSVPRNHFGLADGPHHSVLFAGGIGITPLLAMAEHLHAKGLPFTLHYSVRSAARAAFRGRLEQAPFASRVRLHIDEEGTGLDVAAALSDCPAGTHVYVCGPAGYIDHVLATARSLGWSDDRLHREYFGAAPAVAEEGGAFDVRIASSGTTYTIPAGRTVVQVLADHGIDVPVSCEQGVCGTCLTRVLEGIPEHRDLYQTEEEQAANDHFTPCCSRAKSALLVLDL
- a CDS encoding aromatic ring-hydroxylating oxygenase subunit alpha; translation: MYPKNAWYVAATPEEIADKPLGRQICSEKIVFYRAAQGVAAVEDFCPHRGAPLSLGFVRDGTLVCGYHGLQMGCDGKPVAMPGQRVRGFPCIRSYPVAERYGFIWVWPGDPALADPATIPHLHWAVDEGWAYGGGLYHIGCEYRLMIDNLMDLTHETYVHASSIGQKEIDEAPVTTKTVGDEVITSRFMENVMPPPFWQAALRGNGLPDDVPVDRWQICHFTPPSHVLIEVGVALAGKGGYDAPAEFKASSIVVDFITPETDTTHWYFWGMARNFKADDQALTDTIRTGQGKIFSEDRAMLEQQQANILRHPDRRLLMLNIDAGGVQSRKVIDRWLAREAPAGPAEPAAPASAQVAA
- a CDS encoding MarR family winged helix-turn-helix transcriptional regulator, producing the protein MDNDNHDLLDLHEHPGHLLRRAQQISVSIFHDEIQGELTPVQYALLRTLAASPGIDQVTLAGLVAIDTSTGASVCARLEEKGLLQRKVLPHNRRQRALTITAGGTALLKRLDPAVHRLRERLLAPLTEREQTQFMRLLDKLVIENNAQSRAPLARPDAA